Proteins from one Puntigrus tetrazona isolate hp1 chromosome 10, ASM1883169v1, whole genome shotgun sequence genomic window:
- the katnal2 gene encoding katanin p60 ATPase-containing subunit A-like 2 isoform X2, producing MEEGYMDSAKALEKESSFALCHFEVCDNVDLETVLMEYESYYLIKFQKYPKLTKKLTEQGDSRFLKSCGKRRTSSSHTLPRINSIQRPPSRSAVKKTESKLTGRDISKSSEGEQLTPADASRFGLNVSPLIRNGTEEETHTRKVDYRSLISDAVKGAANGSILPCTDFSERLLKPISAFIGMNSDMRELAAVISRDIYLHNPNVRWDDIIGLEAAKRLVKEAVVYPIKYPQLFTGILSPWKGLLLYGPPGTGKTMLAKAVATECNTTFFNISASSIVSKWRGDSEKLVRVRRNIILSHLCYSIFYVMCGGKVVLSETLISLLYDSLQVLFELARYHAPSTIFLDELESVMSQRGVGQGGDHEGSRRMKTELLVQMDGLARSNDLVFVLAASNLPWELDHAMLRRLEKRILVGLPSAPARQAMISHWLPPVSNTGGVELRTELDYDSLAQKTGGYSGSDIRLVCKEAAMRPVRKIFDALENHIEGQSNMPVIELETVTTADFLEVIAHTKPSARCLMDRYSAWEKEYESV from the exons ATGGAGGAGGG GTACATGGATTCAGCTAAAGCTTTGGAGAAAGAAAGCAGTTTTGCTTTATGCCACTTTGAGGTGTGTGATAATGTTGACCTGGAGACCGTCCTTATGGAATATGagagttattatttaataaagtttcAGAAATATCCCAAACTGACAAAGAAACTGACAGAACAAG gGGATAGTCGGTTTTTAAAGAGCTGTGGTAAAAGAAG GACATCATCGAGTCACACGCTCCCAAGAATCAACTCCATCCAGCGACCTCCATCCAGAAGCGCCGTGAAGAAGACCGAATCTAAACTAACAGGAAGAGACATCAGCAAATCCAGC GAAGGAGAGCAGCTGACGCCAGCGGACGCTTCAAGGTTCGGTCTCAATGTGTCTCCTCTCATCAGGAATGGGACTGAAGAGGAAACACATACGAGAAAG GTTGATTACAGGAGTCTGATTTCTGATGCAGTTAAAGGTGCCGCTAACGGCTCGATCCTGCCCTGCACTGATTTCTCA GAGCGTTTGCTGAAGCCCATAAGTGCCTTCATTGGAATGAACAGTGACATGAGGGAACTTGCAGCGGTTATTAGCAGA GATATCTATTTACACAACCCCAACGTGCGCTGGGACGACATTATAGGCCTGGAGGCTGCCAAGCGATTAGTCAAAGAAGCTGTCGTCTACCCCATTAAG tatCCGCAGCTGTTCACTGGAATTCTGTCACCATGGAAGGGTTTACTCCTGTATGGACCACCAG GCACAGGAAAGACGATGTTGGCCAAAGCTGTAGCCACAGAGTGCAACACAACATTCTTCAACATCTCTGCATCCAGTATTGTCAGCAAATGGAGGGGAGATTCTGAGAAGCTGGTTCGGGTCAgaagaaacattattttgtcacatttgtgttattcaattttttatgtaatgtgtgGGGGAAAGGTTGTGCTCAGCGAAACATTGATTTCTTTGTTATATGATTCTCTACAGGTCTTGTTTGAGCTGGCAAGATATCACGCTCCATCCACCATTTTCTTGGATGAGCTGGAATCAGTGATGAGCCAGCGAGGGGTTGGCCAAGG AGGTGATCACGAGGGCAGTAGAAGGATGAAGACAGAGTTACTAGTTCAGATGGATGGACTAGCGCGATCAAACGATCTTGTGTTTGTACTTGCTGCCTCAAACTTACCTTG GGAGTTGGACCATGCCATGCTCAGAAGACTGGAGAAGCGGATACTGGTTGGTCTCCCATCTGCCCCTGCCAGACAAGCCATGATCAGTCACTGGCTGCCTCCAGTTAGTAACACAGGTGGGGTGGAGCTACGGACAGAGCTGGACTATGACTCACTGGCACAG AAGACAGGAGGTTACTCTGGGTCAGACATCAGGTTAGTGTGTAAGGAGGCCGCTATGAGACCTGTGCGAAAAATCTTCGACGCCCTTGAAAATCATATTGAAG GTCAGTCCAATATGCCGGTTATTGAACTAGAAACTGTGACCACAGCAGATTTCCTGGAGGTGATTGCTCACACCAAACCGTCAGCCAGATGTCTGATGGATAGATACTCGGCCTGGGAGAAAGAGTACGAGTCTGTCTGA
- the katnal2 gene encoding katanin p60 ATPase-containing subunit A-like 2 isoform X1 — translation MDLSYQAIRTANQAREADELRTETRRRNLLVLIYHHLMEEGYMDSAKALEKESSFALCHFEVCDNVDLETVLMEYESYYLIKFQKYPKLTKKLTEQGDSRFLKSCGKRRTSSSHTLPRINSIQRPPSRSAVKKTESKLTGRDISKSSEGEQLTPADASRFGLNVSPLIRNGTEEETHTRKVDYRSLISDAVKGAANGSILPCTDFSERLLKPISAFIGMNSDMRELAAVISRDIYLHNPNVRWDDIIGLEAAKRLVKEAVVYPIKYPQLFTGILSPWKGLLLYGPPGTGKTMLAKAVATECNTTFFNISASSIVSKWRGDSEKLVRVRRNIILSHLCYSIFYVMCGGKVVLSETLISLLYDSLQVLFELARYHAPSTIFLDELESVMSQRGVGQGGDHEGSRRMKTELLVQMDGLARSNDLVFVLAASNLPWELDHAMLRRLEKRILVGLPSAPARQAMISHWLPPVSNTGGVELRTELDYDSLAQKTGGYSGSDIRLVCKEAAMRPVRKIFDALENHIEGQSNMPVIELETVTTADFLEVIAHTKPSARCLMDRYSAWEKEYESV, via the exons ATGGATCTCTCTTATCAAGCCATTAGGACTGCTAATCAGGCCAGAGAGGCG GACGAACTGAGAACAGAAACACGCAGGAGGAATTTGCTGGTGTTGATTTATCATCATTTGATGGAGGAGGG GTACATGGATTCAGCTAAAGCTTTGGAGAAAGAAAGCAGTTTTGCTTTATGCCACTTTGAGGTGTGTGATAATGTTGACCTGGAGACCGTCCTTATGGAATATGagagttattatttaataaagtttcAGAAATATCCCAAACTGACAAAGAAACTGACAGAACAAG gGGATAGTCGGTTTTTAAAGAGCTGTGGTAAAAGAAG GACATCATCGAGTCACACGCTCCCAAGAATCAACTCCATCCAGCGACCTCCATCCAGAAGCGCCGTGAAGAAGACCGAATCTAAACTAACAGGAAGAGACATCAGCAAATCCAGC GAAGGAGAGCAGCTGACGCCAGCGGACGCTTCAAGGTTCGGTCTCAATGTGTCTCCTCTCATCAGGAATGGGACTGAAGAGGAAACACATACGAGAAAG GTTGATTACAGGAGTCTGATTTCTGATGCAGTTAAAGGTGCCGCTAACGGCTCGATCCTGCCCTGCACTGATTTCTCA GAGCGTTTGCTGAAGCCCATAAGTGCCTTCATTGGAATGAACAGTGACATGAGGGAACTTGCAGCGGTTATTAGCAGA GATATCTATTTACACAACCCCAACGTGCGCTGGGACGACATTATAGGCCTGGAGGCTGCCAAGCGATTAGTCAAAGAAGCTGTCGTCTACCCCATTAAG tatCCGCAGCTGTTCACTGGAATTCTGTCACCATGGAAGGGTTTACTCCTGTATGGACCACCAG GCACAGGAAAGACGATGTTGGCCAAAGCTGTAGCCACAGAGTGCAACACAACATTCTTCAACATCTCTGCATCCAGTATTGTCAGCAAATGGAGGGGAGATTCTGAGAAGCTGGTTCGGGTCAgaagaaacattattttgtcacatttgtgttattcaattttttatgtaatgtgtgGGGGAAAGGTTGTGCTCAGCGAAACATTGATTTCTTTGTTATATGATTCTCTACAGGTCTTGTTTGAGCTGGCAAGATATCACGCTCCATCCACCATTTTCTTGGATGAGCTGGAATCAGTGATGAGCCAGCGAGGGGTTGGCCAAGG AGGTGATCACGAGGGCAGTAGAAGGATGAAGACAGAGTTACTAGTTCAGATGGATGGACTAGCGCGATCAAACGATCTTGTGTTTGTACTTGCTGCCTCAAACTTACCTTG GGAGTTGGACCATGCCATGCTCAGAAGACTGGAGAAGCGGATACTGGTTGGTCTCCCATCTGCCCCTGCCAGACAAGCCATGATCAGTCACTGGCTGCCTCCAGTTAGTAACACAGGTGGGGTGGAGCTACGGACAGAGCTGGACTATGACTCACTGGCACAG AAGACAGGAGGTTACTCTGGGTCAGACATCAGGTTAGTGTGTAAGGAGGCCGCTATGAGACCTGTGCGAAAAATCTTCGACGCCCTTGAAAATCATATTGAAG GTCAGTCCAATATGCCGGTTATTGAACTAGAAACTGTGACCACAGCAGATTTCCTGGAGGTGATTGCTCACACCAAACCGTCAGCCAGATGTCTGATGGATAGATACTCGGCCTGGGAGAAAGAGTACGAGTCTGTCTGA
- the sigmar1 gene encoding sigma non-opioid intracellular receptor 1 — MSVIRFILKTVVVLGFLVLSVQFIRYWMANKQYVFTKEDVAKLARQYAGQDHEQAFSKVVVELRKRYPGHILPDEDLQWVFVNAGGWMGSMCLLHASLTEYVLLFGTAVDTGGHSGRYWAEISDTIISGTFRQWKEGTTKSETYYPGETIVHAAGEATSVQWSAGTWMVEYGRGFIPSTLGFALADTVFSTQDFLTLFYTVRVYVKSMILEASTFLTDTGVL, encoded by the exons ATGTCTGTAATAAGATTTATTCTAAAGACGGTGGTGGTTCTCGGGTTTCTGGTGTTGTCAGTTCAGTTTATAAGGTACTGGATGGCAAATAAACAATATGTCTTTACAAAAGAAGATGTTGCCAAGTTAGCAAGGCAGTATGCAG GCCAGGACCACGAGCAGGCCTTCTCTAAGGTGGTGGTGGAGCTGAGGAAGAGGTATCCGGGTCACATCCTGCCCGATGAGGACCTGCAGTGGGTGTTCGTGAACGCCGGCGGCTGGATGGGCTCCATGTGTCTGCTGCACGCTTCTCTCACAGAGTACGTGCTGCTGTTCGGGACGGCTGTGGACACGGGCGGACATTCAG GTCGTTACTGGGCAGAAATATCAGACACCATCATTTCCGGAACGTTCAGGCAATGGAAAGAAGGAACCACTAAAAGCGAGACGTACTATCCAG GGGAAACTATCGTGCACGCGGCGGGAGAAGCCACATCAGTGCAGTGGAGCGCCGGGACGTGGATGGTGGAGTACGGCCGAGGATTCATTCCCTCCACGCTGGGTTTCGCTCTGGCCGACACCGTCTTCAGCACCCAGGACTTTTTAACACTGTTTTATACCGTACGCGTGTATGTGAAGAGTATGATCCTGGAGGCTAGCACTTTCCTCACCGACACCGGCGTCCTCTGA
- the katnal2 gene encoding katanin p60 ATPase-containing subunit A-like 2 isoform X3, which translates to MDLSYQAIRTANQAREADELRTETRRRNLLVLIYHHLMEEGYMDSAKALEKESSFALCHFEVCDNVDLETVLMEYESYYLIKFQKYPKLTKKLTEQGDSRFLKSCGKRRTSSSHTLPRINSIQRPPSRSAVKKTESKLTGRDISKSSEGEQLTPADASRFGLNVSPLIRNGTEEETHTRKVDYRSLISDAVKGAANGSILPCTDFSERLLKPISAFIGMNSDMRELAAVISRDIYLHNPNVRWDDIIGLEAAKRLVKEAVVYPIKYPQLFTGILSPWKGLLLYGPPGTGKTMLAKAVATECNTTFFNISASSIVSKWRGDSEKLVRVLFELARYHAPSTIFLDELESVMSQRGVGQGGDHEGSRRMKTELLVQMDGLARSNDLVFVLAASNLPWELDHAMLRRLEKRILVGLPSAPARQAMISHWLPPVSNTGGVELRTELDYDSLAQKTGGYSGSDIRLVCKEAAMRPVRKIFDALENHIEGQSNMPVIELETVTTADFLEVIAHTKPSARCLMDRYSAWEKEYESV; encoded by the exons ATGGATCTCTCTTATCAAGCCATTAGGACTGCTAATCAGGCCAGAGAGGCG GACGAACTGAGAACAGAAACACGCAGGAGGAATTTGCTGGTGTTGATTTATCATCATTTGATGGAGGAGGG GTACATGGATTCAGCTAAAGCTTTGGAGAAAGAAAGCAGTTTTGCTTTATGCCACTTTGAGGTGTGTGATAATGTTGACCTGGAGACCGTCCTTATGGAATATGagagttattatttaataaagtttcAGAAATATCCCAAACTGACAAAGAAACTGACAGAACAAG gGGATAGTCGGTTTTTAAAGAGCTGTGGTAAAAGAAG GACATCATCGAGTCACACGCTCCCAAGAATCAACTCCATCCAGCGACCTCCATCCAGAAGCGCCGTGAAGAAGACCGAATCTAAACTAACAGGAAGAGACATCAGCAAATCCAGC GAAGGAGAGCAGCTGACGCCAGCGGACGCTTCAAGGTTCGGTCTCAATGTGTCTCCTCTCATCAGGAATGGGACTGAAGAGGAAACACATACGAGAAAG GTTGATTACAGGAGTCTGATTTCTGATGCAGTTAAAGGTGCCGCTAACGGCTCGATCCTGCCCTGCACTGATTTCTCA GAGCGTTTGCTGAAGCCCATAAGTGCCTTCATTGGAATGAACAGTGACATGAGGGAACTTGCAGCGGTTATTAGCAGA GATATCTATTTACACAACCCCAACGTGCGCTGGGACGACATTATAGGCCTGGAGGCTGCCAAGCGATTAGTCAAAGAAGCTGTCGTCTACCCCATTAAG tatCCGCAGCTGTTCACTGGAATTCTGTCACCATGGAAGGGTTTACTCCTGTATGGACCACCAG GCACAGGAAAGACGATGTTGGCCAAAGCTGTAGCCACAGAGTGCAACACAACATTCTTCAACATCTCTGCATCCAGTATTGTCAGCAAATGGAGGGGAGATTCTGAGAAGCTGGTTCGG GTCTTGTTTGAGCTGGCAAGATATCACGCTCCATCCACCATTTTCTTGGATGAGCTGGAATCAGTGATGAGCCAGCGAGGGGTTGGCCAAGG AGGTGATCACGAGGGCAGTAGAAGGATGAAGACAGAGTTACTAGTTCAGATGGATGGACTAGCGCGATCAAACGATCTTGTGTTTGTACTTGCTGCCTCAAACTTACCTTG GGAGTTGGACCATGCCATGCTCAGAAGACTGGAGAAGCGGATACTGGTTGGTCTCCCATCTGCCCCTGCCAGACAAGCCATGATCAGTCACTGGCTGCCTCCAGTTAGTAACACAGGTGGGGTGGAGCTACGGACAGAGCTGGACTATGACTCACTGGCACAG AAGACAGGAGGTTACTCTGGGTCAGACATCAGGTTAGTGTGTAAGGAGGCCGCTATGAGACCTGTGCGAAAAATCTTCGACGCCCTTGAAAATCATATTGAAG GTCAGTCCAATATGCCGGTTATTGAACTAGAAACTGTGACCACAGCAGATTTCCTGGAGGTGATTGCTCACACCAAACCGTCAGCCAGATGTCTGATGGATAGATACTCGGCCTGGGAGAAAGAGTACGAGTCTGTCTGA